GCCCCAAGTAGGACTCATCTTTGAACAGTTCTGGGGCTGCATATGGCGGCGAGCCGCAGAAAGTGTCCAACATCTGGTTGCGATTGCTGACTCTCGTACTGAAGCCGAAATCCGCCACTTTCACACATGCGCTGCAGGAGTAGAGGACATTCTCTGCCTTTAAATCCCGATGAATGATGTTGTTGTCATGCTGAAATATACAGGAAATATAGTAAGACAATATTTTCCACAAGCACAAAGTCATATAGCAAGAACGAGTACtttctataataaatgtaaaattatgtaatacttttaaatgtaaaataactgaCTAAACGAATGCCTGTGCTTGTGTCATCACTGAACATCAGATGCAGCACTGTGTATTTGGACCTGTGTTATCGCTGCTTTGTGTTGACACATTTGACCCAACATAAGATTCAATGCATCAGAAGCATCACAGCATGTAGTATATTATGTTTACTAAGCTAATAATCTTTTCTTTCAAAGAGGCTTAAGTGCACACAGAGGAATCTACACCACTAGGGGGCCCATGTAAACAACACATTTGTGGAAAGAGACAATGAATGAACTGACCATGTACTTTACAGCAGACAGGATCTGTGCAAAAACAATCTTGCTCTCTGGATCAGTGAGTTTTCCCTGAGAGGTGATCCTGCTGTGGAGGTCTCCTCCTCCAGCATACTCCAGAACCAGGTACAGTCGACATGGCGTCTCCACCACCTCGTAAAGACGCAGTACATTTGGATGATACAAGCTCTCCATGCTGGAGATCTCTCTGGACAGCATCCTCTGGGTCTGCAGGTCCAGCCTCATCTTATCCATGACTTTGATAGCAACCTTGTCTACAAAGAATATGCAATGTGGAGAAGTAATAAGGTCAATACACACAAATCCATTTATCCTCTTATTTTGACCGTCACCAATAAAGTTCTACATAGACCCTGGCAAGAAACCTGTGCTGTCTCATTCAATTAATACTTCCATTTAATTTAAGCTCATACATTCCTGCTTTCATGACTTTCAGTCAAAGGGAACAATTTACAGTAGCTACAGAATAATACACTTTTAAGAACTAATTCAAAGGAGTTAACCGTGTCACATTTCCACATCCTACCTTTAGTGAGGGCATGAAAGGCCAACTTGACTTTTGAGAAGTTCCCACATCCGATCTCACCACGGACTTTGTAGAAGCCCACCCTTCTGCCCACAGTCAGTTCTTTGATGGTATTCTCATCGTGGCACATATCCAGTGTCAGCTTCTCCAGGGGTGTGAGACGTTTAGGTGgatcctcttcctcctccttctctggTCCACAATCAGAGCTGTCCGTCAGGCTATACAGGCTGTGCCGTGGCACTTGTGGAGAATTGCTCACAGGCATTTGTGCTGTCCTTAAAAGCTAaaatcacaacaacaacaaaaagatcaTTCTCTATGAATGTAGTGAACATTGCCACTGGTGTGTTTTAAATCTATTCATTTCATTGTACTCAATCCACTCCAACAGCGACATGTTGGCAAAAACAATAGTTTTAGCTATTGTTTAACAGGATTAACACAAAAATGCATTAATGAACTGTTGATGCatcttcattgtttcttaccTATTATGCTTTGGAGTTTAGATTAAGGTATGGCTCTTCTTCCAGTCGTAACAGAGCCAGGGCCTTCCACATCTTCATCAGTTAACATTTTTCAAAGCCTTCCTTGTTGTCCTCTCTTTCATTCTGTTGACTTCTAAGGTGTTCCACACTAAACTCCTGGGAAGATCCCACATGCATCCTACGCAACTCCCTCCCACTGTATCGAAGGGGGGATTATGCTGGTGTCATGTACCTTAATCTCTCAGCTTTATTTAGGCAGACCTTAATCCTCCTCAATTTTAGTGCGAGGCCTCTGAAGCAGAAAAGACAGAATGAGATGAAATGACAAACACACTCAACCATCACTTAGATTTTTATAGGCTACATACATTTTATGTCATGAACAACAAGATGTTCTTAATGTTTGGGCAGCCAGTCTAGTGGACTCTAAAGCCACTCGTGTGCTTAATGGGATTGATCTTTAATGTGTACTCCAGGTACAGGGACAGATCAGACATTATGTAACTACTAAATAAGATTAGTGCGGCCCCTCTTTGACACACAGAAGACATCAGCAGATAACGCGATTATACTTAGCTTCATGAGTCTTGTGGGCGGCACATTCCAGCATGTTCAGGTGTGTACAGTTCTTCTGATGTGAACACTGAAGGAACATGTGCATGATATCCAAATGATCTGTACAATTCTTCAAAGTTGGGTGGGAACATGTAATAAGGTTCTTGTTCTTTTATAAATATTCAGTATGTTCTAGCCATGTATGTAGTGCTTCATGTTAGGAGGGTTGCAATTGGAGGTTTTCAACAGAAACCCAGATAAAGAAACATCTTGATGCAGTTAAATCCTCAAAATGCTGTCCAGGTTTCTAATACTACTTACTTAACGCTTtgtttgtgtgattgtgtgcatgtgtgtatggaGGAGGCGTAGAACTGCAAGGTGTTTGTAATGATGAGATTACAGGCTTTCGGTGGCTGTGTTTATTTGTGATGAACCCAAGCTCCAAAGTCCTTTGTTGTCCTTCACTGACCTCTGCAAGGCCTCTGCTTATACACAGCAATCACTACAGTTTGAACTTTAAACAGAGTAGACAAACATTGTATTACAGAACATTAGGTACTTATTATGTATGTACTGTCGCTGTCCAATGTATCTCAAAAATGGTGACTTTGCAAGGAAAGGCAAAAATGCACCCAGAAGTATTCACAAAGggtacagaacagctacagggtttaaatcaaggagaaaactaaaaatggacaaaaatgaataaagatgtTTTTCGTTGAACTGTagcaatgaataaataaatgaataaatatatgatccTTCACAGGCTGCAGTAAGACAACTGGAAAGCCCATTACATCTTTCTCCTCTTCAGACGTGActcagataaaccctgcagaTTCTGCTGCTCCAGTTCCTTTACTCTTTGACGCAGAGCTTCAATTTCCTTGTTCTTCTCCTCCTGTAGAAACTGTAACTTCTAAAAAACCAACAGAAAACAGTCACACATTCACTGATACAAAAATAAccacacatgctcattcacaTATTCACTGTAATAATGTAGTACAGTGCCATACAGCACACTGCAGTTCAACTCACCCTTTTAAAGATGTTCTGAGCGAGGTGTCCAGAGCCCTGCGGCTGCTGTTGGTTAGTGACCATCACGCTCTGAGCCCTTGCAAGCTTAGCACTGAACTTCAAagcataataaaaacaaaatcagcattaataaatttgtttgtttcagccTGTCAAGTTTAATTTTAATGTTCattgcctttttattttttaaacagattACAACAATGTAATGTACTGTATGAGGGACAAGGGACTGACCATGAACCAGTGACCTTAAGTTATCAAGATAATTTCAAATGCATTTTCAAGGAACAATAAGGAACAACGCTTAATGATTGAAGGGCAACAGAAAAAATGAGTAAGCAAACCAGGACAGGTCAAAACCTTGAAGAGCCATAACCAAAACATGAGACAATAAACAAGAGAAAAgttgagaaagaaaaacaggtgATAGTCTAAATGTAAACAGACACAAACTGGAAACCAAAATTAAAAAGGAGATGCCATCCAAAAACAGCATGAACTGGCAAAACCAGGATGAACCCTAGTATGTCAAGGCTAAGCAACGCTAATTCTTTTCAATGAAGGAACCAAACAGGCATTTATACAAAGGCCAAATGAAGTACAAGTGAGCAAGGTAAGTATGCTGAGCGTGGGAACAGTTCACTATTGGCTCAGTGAGTCATGTGGGTTTCAGAGGGATTCTAGGAAATGCAACCCTGGTCATTTGCAGCTTTAGTGAGATGCCTGGTGGTGTGACATTCAGCAGGTAACCATAAAACAAGGTTTTCAGCAACTTTCAGTGCAGACTGCGCTCAGATTGTTTTTAACAAGGTCTCAGATATTCATTAGCAAACAGACCTGAGGCACATCACCAATTGTAATTAGGGCAGTTGAATAAAATTCCAAGCTTTATAAATGCAAATATCTGCCTCTATTCCCTCTTTGCTGTTAGTAAACTTAGCAAACTACTCTGGATGTACCTCCATTTGTAGCTTAATGATTTCACtttgcttctcttttttctgatCCTTCATGTTCCTTCTCATCTCTTCCAAagtgctttcctttctgtccAGAGCCTCTTTAAGTTCAACATCTTTAGACTCCACTTTTAAAGCAAAGTAACATGTTAAAAAGACACCCAGCAGATCCTCAATATAGTgtacttttttaattaaaaaaaagctaaagctaagctAAAGCTCATGCCTATTGGCACTCAcgtttcttctgtgtctctttaGCACACTCATCCATCATCCTTTGGTGTTGCTCTTGCAGGGCTTTCATCTCTGTCTCCAGACACTGAATACACACTTTCCTTTCCTACATTAAATGAGACAAATCACACAAAGTACTTATGTATTATCATTATATAGATTTTGGTTAATCCAATTACATTTTAGATGCTCCAACTCACCTCCACTTGTGCTTCAATTTGTTTCTTCATATCAATAACAGCACTTTTCAGCTTTTCATTTTCAACTAGTTAACGGTAATAAAGCACATATCAGCATGTCAGGATACATGCACTATGTTAAAAAGGATGAATGCACTTTTTAGTTGAAAAGCAGATAACAAGAACTCTTACCTCGAAGTTCACACTGCTGTTGTAAGTTGTGCTGAAGGCATTTGATTGTGTCCAGCAGGCCATCTCTTTCTACCCATGAAGTTTTGgtatgataagataagataagataacataagataatcctttattagtccctcagtggggaaattctcagtgtcacagcagaaaggatagcaagacactcagttacaaaaatgtagataaataatttacactatgtacacacaatataaataagaattaaaaaggcaataatattatttacagcaaatgactcttaattgcacatgttgggggggtattgcacatagtattttttgattataagtaaaataataataatcataaaaagagaagtatatttaagtattaCTGTAAAATTGTCTACAAGTATAGCAGAAGTGCCCCTTCTTCTAGTCTTCTCTACAAAGGACTAAAGTGGCTGCTTTTTAAATTTGCCACCCTAGTGTTATATGCACTAGCTACCAGTAGAGGGGGACAAAGACCATGAGCTTCAGTTAGGTGTACTGTGCTGTGTTTTCATATACATTGCAATGCCAGAGTGTTTGGCTTCTTTACCCATTCATGTCTAACAGCTAAAACATTAGGCACAATCCCAAAAATCTGTTTTGATTGGCCCTAAAGTAGCAATCTCTGACCTGCACAGTTTGGAGATTTCCTGCTAAACTGATTTGCTGGTCAGTCGGGTTAGATGTGGGCAGAGAAAACTGTAAAATGCATGGTAGCCTGTGACTACTGGTCTAAAGTTATGACATTTGCTCTAACTAAACCTTGGTTGTACCCCATACAGTAGCTAGCTATTTTCTATAGATTTGAAAAATATCTGACCAATGTGATTTGATTGATATTTATCTTCAATTCTACTCAGGCAAgcttggaggaaaaaaaagcaaattacacttaacattaataaatcaaatcTAAGAGGAACCTATGAGTGGAATATAACGTGGAGGGACAC
This sequence is a window from Salminus brasiliensis chromosome 18, fSalBra1.hap2, whole genome shotgun sequence. Protein-coding genes within it:
- the LOC140538763 gene encoding coiled-coil domain-containing protein 152, which encodes MKKTAVNLDKLVQDFNLLEQKITELKGTNNILEIKLDEINRILKFSQNKERHMTEERDGLLDTIKCLQHNLQQQCELRVENEKLKSAVIDMKKQIEAQVEERKVCIQCLETEMKALQEQHQRMMDECAKETQKKLESKDVELKEALDRKESTLEEMRRNMKDQKKEKQSEIIKLQMEFSAKLARAQSVMVTNQQQPQGSGHLAQNIFKRKLQFLQEEKNKEIEALRQRVKELEQQNLQGLSESRLKRRKM
- the nim1kb gene encoding serine/threonine-protein kinase NIM1; protein product: MPVSNSPQVPRHSLYSLTDSSDCGPEKEEEEDPPKRLTPLEKLTLDMCHDENTIKELTVGRRVGFYKVRGEIGCGNFSKVKLAFHALTKDKVAIKVMDKMRLDLQTQRMLSREISSMESLYHPNVLRLYEVVETPCRLYLVLEYAGGGDLHSRITSQGKLTDPESKIVFAQILSAVKYMHDNNIIHRDLKAENVLYSCSACVKVADFGFSTRVSNRNQMLDTFCGSPPYAAPELFKDESYLGPPVDVWAMGVLLFFIVTGTMPFRADTVPKLRRCVIEGAYILPVWVSAPCQCLIRGILKPEPSERYALDQMLGCEWLLPVELFRPAWPLCQLNPVHLLEAGSGRLNQEEEDVRAILQELGVTEAHILNNQSRKSRSPFTGMYRIVLHRIQRNSGTEHPPMITGVVKDPKRDSLRAYRNLRHTSKLCVLS